From the Clostridium sp. Marseille-P299 genome, one window contains:
- the fliM gene encoding flagellar motor switch protein FliM: MGDVLSQNEIDNLLAALSSGELDADEFKENGEKQVKVYDFTRPSKFSKEHLRTLEIIFEHYGRLLSTHLPAYLRKNVQVEVMNSEAVVYQEFTNALSNPVLLGIIDFAPLEGNIVIELADNLGYAIVDRMLGGSGAPLEKTREFSEIELVIIERIFTVITNLLSEPWSNVVNLEPRLVRIETNSQFAQIISPSDMASIITINIKIGNIEGMMNICLPYSCLEPVIDKLNTKYWYSTMQVNDDSNYQDIIEVAIAKARIPIRAVLGRSTISFNDLMNIQKGDIIKLDTKIDDELNVYVGNIKKFTALPGSSSDSYAVKISTVIREE, from the coding sequence ATGGGTGATGTCTTATCCCAAAATGAGATAGATAATCTACTGGCTGCATTAAGTAGTGGTGAATTGGATGCAGATGAGTTTAAAGAAAATGGAGAAAAACAAGTAAAAGTATATGATTTTACAAGGCCTTCAAAATTTTCGAAAGAGCATCTAAGAACCCTAGAGATTATTTTTGAACATTATGGAAGATTGCTTTCAACACATTTACCAGCCTATTTAAGAAAAAATGTTCAGGTTGAGGTAATGAATTCAGAAGCAGTAGTTTATCAAGAATTTACGAATGCATTATCAAATCCAGTTCTACTTGGGATTATTGATTTTGCTCCTTTAGAAGGTAATATAGTCATTGAGCTAGCAGATAATCTAGGATATGCAATTGTGGATCGTATGCTTGGTGGTAGTGGTGCTCCACTTGAAAAAACGAGAGAATTCTCAGAAATTGAATTAGTGATTATTGAGCGTATTTTTACGGTTATAACAAACCTACTTTCTGAACCATGGTCAAACGTTGTTAACCTAGAACCAAGATTGGTTCGTATAGAAACTAATTCGCAATTTGCACAAATTATTTCACCAAGTGATATGGCCTCTATAATTACAATTAATATAAAAATTGGTAACATTGAAGGAATGATGAACATTTGTTTACCATATAGTTGCCTTGAACCAGTAATTGACAAACTGAATACAAAATATTGGTATTCGACAATGCAAGTAAACGATGATTCTAATTATCAAGACATTATAGAAGTAGCCATAGCAAAGGCAAGAATACCAATAAGAGCGGTACTTGGACGTAGTACAATCTCATTCAATGATCTAATGAATATACAAAAGGGAGATATTATAAAATTAGATACAAAGATTGATGATGAGCTTAATGTATATGTTGGTAACATAAAAAAATTTACCGCGCTGCCAGGGTCATCTTCTGATTCTTATGCAGTAAAGATATCTACAGTTATTAGAGAGGAGTAA
- a CDS encoding flagellar biosynthetic protein FliO, with product MHLLFLAETTLDKPSYSSLSNGLELVGLVILCSIVIAASYFVTKFVAAKQLGHGRESNFKVIDAYRISQNKVIQLLQVGNKYIVIAICKDTITVLTELTKDQITHFKENSKQGTNFKEVLSGFMPKKDTKTIEKVDIHEEDY from the coding sequence ATGCATCTTCTTTTCTTAGCTGAAACAACATTAGACAAGCCATCATATTCATCATTAAGCAATGGACTTGAACTTGTTGGATTAGTTATTTTATGTAGTATTGTTATAGCAGCAAGTTATTTCGTTACGAAATTTGTTGCTGCTAAACAATTAGGGCATGGAAGAGAGAGTAATTTCAAAGTCATCGATGCCTATCGAATTTCCCAGAATAAAGTGATTCAATTACTTCAAGTAGGTAATAAATACATAGTTATTGCAATTTGTAAGGACACGATTACAGTCCTTACAGAGTTAACCAAAGATCAAATCACACACTTTAAGGAAAATTCAAAGCAAGGTACTAATTTTAAGGAAGTATTATCTGGTTTTATGCCCAAAAAAGATACTAAAACAATAGAGAAGGTTGATATTCATGAAGAAGACTATTAA
- the flhB gene encoding flagellar biosynthesis protein FlhB, whose product MIQKYSYPFPYQLQLFAESGGEKTEEASAKKLSDARKEGQVAKSQELITASGLLALFLVLKLFIGYIGESLIESFESSFGKIDLLAKEDFNTTIAASLLKDVGIDIILICLPVFLTGMVIAFVVNAFQVKWEITGKPLKPKFNKISPISGFKKLFSKDKIVELIKSVLKITVISYMVYDTLKDEVGKLSIMYEIGNLSAAIIMVGDIIINLGLQISALFIVIGLADLFYQKRKFKKDMRMTKQEVKDEFKQSEGDPQVKSKIRQKMRESSQRRMMQELPTADVVITNPTHFACALKYDKERSEAPILIAKGADYIAGKIKEVAKENQIPIVENKPLARMLYFNVDLDEEIPQELYQMVAEVLAYVYSLKN is encoded by the coding sequence ATGATTCAAAAATATTCCTATCCTTTTCCGTATCAATTACAGTTATTCGCAGAAAGCGGAGGGGAGAAAACCGAAGAAGCATCTGCTAAAAAGTTAAGTGATGCGAGAAAAGAAGGGCAAGTTGCTAAAAGCCAGGAATTAATTACTGCTAGTGGTTTGTTGGCATTATTTTTAGTATTGAAATTGTTTATCGGTTACATTGGGGAAAGTTTGATTGAATCTTTTGAATCCTCTTTTGGTAAGATTGATTTATTAGCTAAAGAAGATTTCAATACAACAATAGCTGCAAGTTTACTAAAAGATGTTGGAATTGATATTATACTTATTTGTTTGCCTGTATTTTTAACGGGAATGGTAATTGCATTTGTCGTGAATGCATTTCAAGTTAAGTGGGAGATTACAGGAAAACCATTAAAACCAAAGTTTAATAAGATTAGCCCAATTAGTGGATTTAAGAAACTATTTTCAAAAGATAAAATTGTTGAATTAATAAAATCAGTTCTAAAGATTACGGTAATTAGCTATATGGTTTATGATACATTAAAGGATGAAGTTGGTAAACTTTCTATAATGTATGAAATAGGAAACTTAAGCGCAGCTATTATAATGGTTGGAGATATTATTATTAATCTAGGATTGCAAATTAGTGCTTTATTTATTGTCATTGGTCTTGCAGACTTATTTTATCAAAAACGCAAGTTTAAAAAGGATATGAGAATGACCAAACAAGAAGTAAAGGATGAATTTAAACAATCGGAAGGTGATCCACAGGTAAAATCTAAGATACGTCAAAAGATGAGGGAATCTTCGCAAAGGAGAATGATGCAAGAGCTTCCTACAGCAGATGTTGTAATTACCAACCCAACGCACTTTGCCTGCGCTCTAAAATACGATAAAGAACGTTCAGAAGCACCAATTTTAATAGCGAAAGGTGCAGATTATATCGCAGGAAAAATTAAAGAAGTAGCAAAAGAGAACCAAATTCCAATTGTGGAAAATAAGCCACTAGCACGTATGTTATATTTTAATGTGGATTTAGATGAAGAAATACCACAGGAACTTTATCAGATGGTTGCTGAAGTTCTTGCTTATGTATATTCATTAAAAAATTAA
- the fliQ gene encoding flagellar biosynthesis protein FliQ: MNENMLMELLRQALYLIIKVSSPMLVVSLVIGLIISILQTITSIQEQTLTFVPKLIGVFLVIMLCGNWIFRSITEFFQYLCDNFRYFIQG, translated from the coding sequence ATGAATGAAAATATGTTAATGGAATTATTACGTCAAGCATTATATTTAATTATCAAAGTATCATCGCCAATGCTTGTTGTATCTTTAGTTATTGGTTTGATTATTAGTATTTTGCAAACAATTACATCCATTCAGGAGCAGACCCTCACATTTGTTCCAAAATTGATTGGAGTATTTTTAGTTATTATGTTATGTGGAAATTGGATTTTTCGATCGATCACAGAATTTTTCCAATATTTATGTGACAATTTTCGCTATTTTATACAAGGATAA
- the fliR gene encoding flagellar biosynthetic protein FliR yields the protein MTFSIEQLQFFFCILVRVSAFIYAAPFFSLKNVPQRVKIGLSIALAVIIFETIPYTPVNEKTMIEYSLFLGKEILAGLIMGYFANIGYHILSLAGQMMDMEIGFSMVNEYDPITSAQVTITSNLYSYAVMLVLLVTNMHHYILKAIIDSFEVLPVGNIIIKPTIATAMIKFITDYFIIAFRIILPLFTALLMVNTILAILAKVAPQMNMFVIGMQLKVFIGLIVLVFMISMMPSVADFIFNEMMDMLKQAIYYMKT from the coding sequence ATGACCTTTTCAATTGAGCAACTGCAATTCTTTTTTTGTATCCTTGTGAGGGTTAGCGCATTTATATATGCTGCTCCATTTTTTAGTTTAAAAAACGTACCACAACGAGTAAAGATTGGACTTTCAATTGCCCTTGCTGTGATCATATTTGAGACAATACCCTATACCCCAGTCAATGAAAAAACTATGATTGAGTACTCATTATTTCTAGGTAAAGAAATCTTAGCAGGGCTGATCATGGGGTATTTTGCAAATATAGGATATCATATCTTATCATTGGCAGGTCAAATGATGGATATGGAAATAGGATTCTCTATGGTGAATGAATATGATCCCATTACGAGTGCACAAGTAACTATTACATCAAATCTATATTCCTATGCCGTTATGTTGGTTTTACTGGTTACCAATATGCATCATTACATATTAAAAGCAATTATAGATTCTTTTGAGGTTTTGCCAGTTGGTAATATTATAATCAAACCTACGATAGCTACGGCAATGATTAAATTCATTACGGATTATTTTATAATTGCGTTTCGAATTATTTTACCACTCTTTACTGCACTTTTAATGGTTAATACAATTTTAGCTATTTTAGCAAAAGTGGCACCACAGATGAACATGTTTGTAATTGGTATGCAGTTAAAAGTATTTATTGGACTTATTGTTTTAGTATTTATGATTTCTATGATGCCATCGGTTGCTGATTTTATTTTTAATGAGATGATGGATATGTTAAAACAAGCAATATATTATATGAAGACATAA
- a CDS encoding response regulator, which produces MAKSILICDDAAFMRMMIKDILTKNGYTIAGEAENGIKAVEKYNETKPDLVMMDITMPEMDGIQALKKIKAIDASANVIMCSAMGQQAMVIESIQSGAKDFIVKPFQADRVLEAVKKAIG; this is translated from the coding sequence ATGGCTAAGAGTATTTTAATTTGCGACGATGCAGCTTTTATGAGAATGATGATTAAGGATATTTTAACCAAAAATGGTTATACAATTGCCGGAGAAGCAGAAAATGGTATAAAAGCTGTAGAAAAATATAATGAAACTAAACCAGATTTAGTTATGATGGATATCACAATGCCTGAAATGGATGGAATACAGGCGTTAAAGAAAATAAAAGCAATTGATGCAAGTGCTAATGTAATAATGTGTTCAGCAATGGGTCAGCAAGCTATGGTTATTGAATCAATTCAATCTGGAGCAAAAGATTTTATTGTAAAACCATTTCAAGCGGATCGCGTGCTTGAAGCTGTAAAGAAGGCGATTGGTTAA
- the fliY gene encoding flagellar motor switch phosphatase FliY — MDGMLSQEEINALLNGINAGNDMSSTTALASDSLTDAEKDAIGEISNISMGTAATTLFSLVNQRVNITTPVVTYAKWEDLLDSYDRPCVFIQIYYKEGLDGHNILVLKEKDVKIITDLMMGGDGSNTSGELSELHLSAISEAMNQMMGSAATSISSMLEKRVDISPPNASLVNMSDNINGEDIAPFLKGEFVKVSFRMEIGDLVDSELMQLYPFEFAKDLYKNFVKYSEHEANAASMLTENKQEKPVETVNNSFAPGSVASMTGAVAQQGYIQQNEAPVTHTMPGAQNVNISPVQFQPFMNLGSPLIKSENIDLLLDVPLEVTVELGRTSKSIKEILDFAPGKIIELNRLAGEPIDVLVNGKYVAKGEVVVIEEAFGIRITDIIK; from the coding sequence ATGGATGGTATGTTATCTCAAGAAGAGATCAATGCTTTACTAAATGGAATTAACGCTGGAAATGATATGAGTTCTACTACAGCACTTGCATCAGATAGTTTAACAGATGCAGAAAAAGATGCGATAGGAGAAATTTCTAATATAAGTATGGGTACGGCAGCAACGACTTTGTTTTCTTTAGTGAATCAAAGAGTTAATATAACAACACCAGTTGTTACGTATGCAAAATGGGAAGATTTACTGGATAGTTATGATCGTCCGTGTGTATTTATTCAAATATACTACAAAGAGGGGTTAGATGGTCATAATATCTTAGTATTAAAAGAAAAAGATGTTAAAATTATTACAGACTTAATGATGGGTGGCGATGGTAGCAATACATCTGGCGAATTAAGCGAACTTCACTTGAGTGCAATCAGTGAAGCAATGAATCAAATGATGGGTTCCGCTGCAACATCAATATCGTCAATGCTAGAAAAAAGAGTTGATATTAGTCCACCAAATGCGTCATTAGTTAATATGTCAGATAATATTAATGGTGAAGACATTGCACCATTTTTAAAAGGAGAGTTTGTTAAAGTTTCTTTCCGAATGGAAATTGGTGATTTAGTTGATTCTGAGTTGATGCAGTTATATCCTTTTGAATTTGCGAAAGATTTATACAAAAACTTCGTTAAGTATTCAGAGCATGAAGCCAATGCAGCATCAATGCTTACAGAAAATAAACAAGAAAAGCCTGTAGAAACAGTAAATAACTCCTTTGCGCCAGGCAGTGTTGCTTCAATGACAGGAGCAGTAGCGCAGCAAGGATACATACAACAAAACGAGGCTCCAGTAACTCATACAATGCCTGGGGCACAAAATGTTAATATTTCTCCTGTACAATTTCAACCGTTTATGAATCTTGGTAGTCCACTGATTAAGTCAGAGAACATTGATTTATTACTTGATGTGCCACTGGAAGTAACCGTTGAGCTTGGTCGAACAAGTAAATCAATTAAAGAGATTCTAGATTTTGCACCAGGTAAAATTATAGAACTAAATCGTTTGGCTGGAGAACCAATTGATGTACTAGTGAATGGTAAATACGTTGCAAAAGGTGAAGTAGTAGTTATTGAAGAAGCTTTTGGCATACGAATTACAGATATAATTAAATAA
- the fliP gene encoding flagellar type III secretion system pore protein FliP (The bacterial flagellar biogenesis protein FliP forms a type III secretion system (T3SS)-type pore required for flagellar assembly.), with amino-acid sequence MCVLTLFFAVPISARATNTETTNKTESTNTTTDTTTSTDTNTNSDGVTFYFNSEEGSGSLSSTLQILIILTVIALAPSILIMMTSFIRIIIVLHFVRSALGTQTTPPNQILIGLALFLTFFIMSPIFTKINTDALKPLSAGEITQEEAFEQGIEPLRDFMFDQTNEDDMKLFLNIAGVSEVNDRSDVPTTVLIPAFIISELRTAFIIGFLIYIPFIIIDMVVASTLMSMGMMMLPPTTISMPFKILLFIMADGWNLIIGEVVKTFY; translated from the coding sequence ATCTGTGTATTAACCTTATTTTTTGCTGTACCGATATCAGCAAGAGCAACGAACACAGAAACTACCAACAAGACAGAAAGTACGAACACTACTACGGATACTACTACGAGTACTGATACGAATACTAATTCAGATGGTGTAACCTTTTACTTTAATTCAGAAGAAGGTAGTGGGTCATTATCTTCAACCTTACAGATTTTAATCATTTTAACTGTAATTGCTTTGGCACCATCCATATTAATTATGATGACATCTTTTATTCGTATCATTATTGTTTTACATTTTGTACGTTCTGCACTTGGTACACAAACAACTCCTCCAAATCAAATTCTGATTGGTTTAGCATTGTTTCTAACATTTTTTATAATGTCTCCAATCTTTACGAAAATCAATACAGATGCACTTAAGCCTCTTTCAGCGGGTGAAATAACTCAAGAAGAAGCTTTTGAACAGGGGATTGAACCATTAAGAGACTTTATGTTTGATCAAACCAATGAGGATGATATGAAGTTGTTTCTTAATATCGCTGGGGTAAGTGAAGTGAATGATAGATCCGATGTTCCAACGACAGTGCTTATTCCTGCTTTTATTATTAGCGAACTTAGAACAGCATTTATCATTGGATTTTTAATATATATACCATTCATTATTATTGACATGGTAGTGGCATCTACACTGATGTCGATGGGTATGATGATGTTGCCACCTACGACAATATCAATGCCATTTAAGATCTTGTTATTTATTATGGCGGATGGTTGGAATTTAATCATTGGAGAAGTCGTTAAGACGTTTTATTGA